One window of Pseudomonas urmiensis genomic DNA carries:
- a CDS encoding DUF1656 domain-containing protein — MGLREWAVGGVLLSPFLIYVLIALLVTGALRLLVQATPLGRWIWHEALFDAALFVCILFLVVRLLGPL, encoded by the coding sequence ATGGGCTTGCGTGAATGGGCGGTGGGCGGTGTGCTGCTCAGCCCGTTTCTGATCTACGTGCTGATTGCGCTGCTGGTGACCGGTGCGCTGCGCCTGCTGGTGCAGGCCACGCCGCTTGGGCGCTGGATCTGGCATGAAGCGTTGTTCGATGCGGCATTGTTCGTTTGTATCTTGTTCCTGGTGGTACGTCTGCTAGGGCCTTTGTAA
- a CDS encoding FUSC family protein, with protein sequence MPITLQALFAPSNLAIKFAIKTLLGGGLALWLAMRWGLEQPSWALMTAFIVAQPLSGMVVQKGLARLAGTLVGTSMSVVFIGLFAQTPWLFLLTLALWLALCTAASTQLRSAWSYAFVLAGYTVAIIALPAIDHPLQVFDQAVARCTEICLGIVCATATSALLWPMRVEQQLGGQARQAWQNGMQASTAMLGGEEGARQGLLDILGRIVAIDSQREHAWFEGSSGRQRARAIRGLSQKLMVLLRISRSVRRQWRQLDDQEAQRLSPWLDEVRAQLAQPELPSLLLLRQRIWDAAHDEQISSAEHYCLARMALLLDYAMAATQALQDVEEGRTPKDMSQGLAVHRDLPLALLFGSRSALAFLVMSSFWLATAWPSAPGGLVLTCVVCSLFASRENGAQIGLSFLRGIFLAIPVAFVVGQILLPQWSSFAMLCLAMGVPLFFGALGMAHPRTGATATSYCLHFIVLVSPLNAMHFDVASMLNSAQAMLMGVGAAVLAFRLVVIRHPTWLGRRLRAATQSDLVRLTRRDLRGADSWFGGRMADRLMQLARHASELPEAQRKRWDDGLHGLDIGDELVHLRMCLAVAQAPLDAAQRQYLQQVEAVLSRGPAPGRGQRLDAASEQFIAALRRQPPSDPLRLAEGAVLQLQKSWGKWCRWQEEMHGLA encoded by the coding sequence GTGCCCATCACCCTCCAGGCCCTGTTCGCACCCAGCAACCTCGCCATCAAGTTCGCCATCAAGACCCTGTTGGGCGGCGGCCTGGCGTTGTGGCTGGCCATGCGCTGGGGGTTGGAGCAGCCGTCCTGGGCCTTGATGACCGCCTTTATCGTCGCCCAGCCTTTGTCAGGCATGGTGGTGCAGAAGGGCCTGGCGCGCTTGGCCGGGACCCTGGTCGGCACCTCTATGTCGGTGGTGTTCATCGGCTTGTTCGCACAGACGCCGTGGCTGTTCCTGCTTACCCTGGCGCTGTGGTTGGCGCTGTGCACCGCCGCTTCCACGCAATTGCGCAGTGCCTGGTCGTATGCCTTCGTGCTGGCTGGCTACACCGTGGCGATCATTGCCTTGCCGGCCATCGATCATCCGCTGCAGGTGTTCGATCAGGCGGTAGCGCGCTGCACCGAAATTTGCTTGGGCATCGTCTGTGCAACCGCTACCAGCGCCTTGCTCTGGCCTATGCGGGTCGAGCAGCAGCTTGGCGGGCAGGCGCGCCAGGCCTGGCAAAACGGCATGCAAGCGTCGACTGCCATGCTCGGCGGTGAGGAGGGCGCGCGCCAAGGCTTGCTGGACATCCTGGGGCGGATCGTCGCCATCGATTCGCAGCGCGAGCACGCCTGGTTTGAAGGCAGCAGTGGCCGGCAGCGGGCCAGGGCCATTCGCGGCTTGAGTCAGAAACTGATGGTGCTGCTGCGCATTTCGCGCTCGGTACGCCGGCAGTGGCGCCAGCTCGATGACCAGGAGGCCCAGCGCCTTTCGCCGTGGCTGGATGAGGTTCGCGCCCAGTTGGCGCAGCCCGAACTGCCGAGCCTGTTGCTGTTGCGCCAACGTATCTGGGACGCCGCCCACGACGAGCAGATCAGTTCTGCCGAACATTACTGCCTGGCGCGCATGGCCTTGTTGCTGGACTACGCCATGGCGGCGACCCAGGCTTTGCAGGATGTCGAGGAGGGCAGGACGCCCAAGGATATGTCGCAAGGTCTGGCCGTGCATCGTGACCTGCCGCTGGCTCTGCTGTTCGGCTCGCGCAGCGCCTTGGCGTTTTTGGTCATGAGTAGTTTCTGGTTAGCCACCGCCTGGCCGTCGGCACCTGGCGGGCTGGTGCTGACTTGCGTGGTCTGTAGCCTGTTCGCCAGCCGTGAGAACGGCGCACAGATCGGCTTGAGTTTCTTGCGCGGGATTTTCCTGGCGATCCCGGTGGCGTTTGTGGTGGGGCAGATTCTCCTGCCGCAGTGGAGCAGCTTCGCCATGCTCTGTTTAGCCATGGGCGTGCCGCTGTTCTTCGGCGCCCTGGGCATGGCCCATCCGCGCACCGGCGCTACCGCCACCTCGTATTGCCTGCATTTCATTGTGTTGGTGTCGCCGCTCAATGCCATGCACTTTGACGTGGCGAGCATGCTCAACAGCGCCCAGGCGATGCTGATGGGCGTTGGCGCTGCGGTATTGGCCTTCCGCCTGGTGGTGATCCGCCATCCAACGTGGTTGGGCCGGCGGCTGCGCGCGGCGACGCAGAGTGACCTGGTTCGCCTGACCCGCCGCGACTTGCGTGGCGCCGACAGTTGGTTCGGCGGGCGCATGGCCGACCGCCTGATGCAGCTGGCGCGCCATGCCAGCGAGCTGCCCGAAGCTCAGCGCAAACGCTGGGACGATGGCCTGCACGGCCTGGACATCGGCGATGAATTGGTGCACCTGCGCATGTGCCTGGCTGTGGCCCAGGCACCGCTCGATGCGGCGCAAAGGCAATACTTGCAGCAAGTCGAAGCGGTGCTTTCCAGAGGCCCGGCGCCGGGGCGCGGCCAGCGCCTGGATGCGGCCAGTGAGCAATTCATCGCGGCCCTGCGCCGCCAGCCGCCGAGCGACCCGCTGCGGCTGGCCGAGGGCGCCGTGCTGCAGTTACAGAAGAGCTGGGGCAAGTGGTGCCGTTGGCAGGAGGAAATGCATGGGCTTGCGTGA
- the ccoM gene encoding cytochrome c oxidase subunit CcoM, whose amino-acid sequence MFFDNVVIAGVVTVGLMVVFFAGLGIFIWKDSNKRKPR is encoded by the coding sequence ATGTTCTTCGACAATGTGGTTATCGCGGGTGTGGTAACGGTCGGGTTGATGGTGGTGTTCTTCGCCGGTCTGGGCATTTTCATCTGGAAGGATTCGAACAAACGCAAACCGCGTTGA
- a CDS encoding aspartate-semialdehyde dehydrogenase, with translation MLPPIIPLSAAPVTSQQDPVKPTPDIRPVVPAQPASGESAIDLKHKRDPDEQALLLRDEQRRQQQRRQNNQDERYEALAGEELNADNTVPVAPLGERPRQGLLVDIEV, from the coding sequence ATGCTGCCGCCGATCATCCCGCTCAGTGCCGCCCCCGTGACCTCGCAACAGGATCCGGTCAAGCCGACCCCCGATATTCGTCCGGTGGTCCCCGCGCAGCCTGCTTCCGGCGAAAGCGCCATCGACCTCAAGCACAAGCGCGACCCTGACGAGCAAGCCCTGCTGCTGCGCGATGAGCAGCGCCGCCAGCAACAGCGGCGGCAGAATAACCAGGATGAGCGTTACGAAGCCCTTGCCGGTGAAGAGCTCAACGCCGATAACACTGTTCCGGTGGCGCCACTCGGCGAGCGTCCGAGGCAGGGTTTGCTGGTCGATATCGAAGTCTGA
- a CDS encoding M949_RS01915 family surface polysaccharide biosynthesis protein codes for MLAKQRWLNASLGLGSLLLLAACDQNTFQTLPPIPVEQLEVLGVQTPIKSVHFRDREGEGLLVLSRVDGQATDAESEQEVDKVVLKATLYARSSDSDAFKPRWQIEQETTCPGLDLDVDFYSDVSDVSDLNKDGIAELTVASHAFCGGGIEPHDIAIEMREGQAIYSITGQSQITPAGEEPIGGEREDSASLKSAPQGVREHLDSVWQQVYKRPWSETSPSPEDEPDEEPAQ; via the coding sequence ATGCTTGCCAAGCAGCGCTGGTTGAACGCCTCCCTGGGCCTGGGCAGCTTGCTGCTACTGGCCGCCTGTGACCAAAACACTTTTCAAACCCTGCCACCGATCCCGGTCGAGCAGCTCGAAGTGCTCGGCGTGCAGACGCCGATCAAGAGCGTGCACTTTCGTGACCGTGAGGGTGAAGGGCTACTGGTGCTGAGCCGGGTCGATGGCCAGGCCACCGATGCCGAGAGCGAGCAGGAAGTCGACAAGGTGGTGCTCAAGGCCACCCTGTATGCGCGCAGCTCGGACAGCGATGCATTCAAGCCGCGTTGGCAGATCGAGCAGGAGACCACGTGTCCGGGGTTGGATCTGGACGTGGACTTCTATAGCGACGTCAGTGATGTCAGCGACCTTAATAAAGATGGCATCGCCGAGCTGACCGTGGCCAGCCATGCGTTTTGTGGTGGCGGTATCGAACCCCATGACATCGCCATCGAAATGCGCGAAGGCCAGGCCATTTACAGCATCACCGGACAATCGCAGATTACCCCGGCCGGTGAGGAGCCCATTGGCGGAGAGCGCGAAGACAGCGCCTCGCTCAAGAGCGCCCCGCAAGGGGTGCGCGAGCACCTCGATAGCGTCTGGCAGCAGGTCTACAAGCGCCCCTGGAGCGAAACCAGCCCGTCGCCTGAGGATGAGCCGGACGAGGAGCCAGCCCAGTAA
- the rapA gene encoding RNA polymerase-associated protein RapA, with translation MAQQYQPGQRWISDSEAELGLGTILAQDGRLLTVLYPATGDTRQYSLRNAPLTRVRFSPGDQITHFEGWKLTVREVEDIDGLMVYHGLDGQNQPRTLPETQLSNFIQFRLASDRLFAGQIDPLAWFSLRYNTLQHNSKQMLSSLWGLGGCRAQPIAHQLHIAREVADRIAPRVLLADEVGLGKTIEAGLVIHRQLLTGRASRVLILVPENLQHQWLVEMRRRFNLQVALFDAERFIESDASNPFEDAQLALVALEWLVDDEKAQDALFAAGWDLLVVDEAHHLVWHEEQVSPEYGLVEQLAEVIPGVLLLTATPEQLGQDSHFARLRLLDPNRFHDLAAFRAESENYRPVAEAVQELLEQGRLSPQAHATIHGFLGAEGEALLAAVSDGDSEASARLIRELLDRHGTGRVLFRNTRAAVQGFPERQLHPYPLPNPEQYAELPNGERAELYPEVAFQAQGPGDEEERWWRFDPRVDWLIDTLKMLKRTKVLVICAHAETAMDLEDALRVRSGIPATVFHEGMSILERDRAAAYFADEEFGAQVLICSEIGSEGRNFQFAHHLVMFDLPAHPDLLEQRIGRLDRIGQKHTIQLHIPYLQDSPQERLFQWYHLALNAFLATCPTGSALQHRFGPRLLPLLESGETGTWDKLVAEAKTERENLEAELHSGRDRLLELNSGGAGEGQALVEAILEQDDQFALPIYMETLFDAFGIDSEDHSENALILKPSEKMLDASFPLGDDEGVTITYDRAQALSREDMQFLTWEHPMVQGGMDLVLSGSMGNTAVALIKNKALKPGTVLLELLYVSEVVAPRNLQLGRYLPSAALRCLLDANGNDLAARVAFETLNDQLESVPRASANKFIQAQRDALAQRIAGADAKILPVHVERVAEAQRRLAAEADEELARLTALKAVNPSVRDSEIDALRKQRVDGLAMLEKAALRLEAIRVLVAG, from the coding sequence ATGGCGCAGCAGTATCAACCGGGGCAACGCTGGATCAGCGACAGCGAAGCAGAGCTCGGCCTGGGTACCATCCTGGCGCAGGATGGCCGCCTGTTGACCGTGCTTTATCCGGCCACTGGCGACACCCGTCAGTATTCCCTGCGCAATGCGCCGCTGACCCGCGTGCGCTTCTCGCCAGGCGACCAGATCACTCACTTCGAGGGCTGGAAGCTGACCGTTCGCGAAGTTGAAGATATCGACGGCCTGATGGTCTACCACGGGCTCGACGGGCAAAACCAGCCGCGTACCCTGCCTGAGACCCAGCTGTCCAACTTCATCCAGTTCCGCCTGGCCAGCGACCGACTGTTCGCCGGGCAGATCGACCCACTGGCGTGGTTCTCGCTGCGTTACAACACCTTGCAGCACAACAGCAAACAGATGCTCTCGTCGCTGTGGGGCCTGGGCGGCTGCCGCGCCCAACCCATCGCCCACCAGTTGCACATTGCCCGCGAAGTGGCCGACCGGATCGCCCCGCGGGTACTGCTGGCCGACGAAGTCGGCCTGGGCAAGACCATCGAAGCCGGCCTGGTGATCCATCGCCAGCTACTGACTGGCCGCGCCAGCCGCGTGCTGATCCTGGTGCCAGAGAACCTGCAGCACCAATGGCTGGTGGAAATGCGTCGGCGTTTCAACCTGCAGGTGGCACTGTTCGATGCCGAGCGCTTCATCGAAAGCGATGCCAGCAACCCGTTCGAAGACGCTCAGTTGGCGTTGGTCGCGCTGGAATGGCTGGTCGACGACGAGAAAGCCCAGGACGCGCTGTTCGCCGCCGGTTGGGACTTGCTGGTAGTCGACGAAGCGCACCACCTGGTCTGGCATGAAGAACAGGTCAGCCCTGAATACGGCCTGGTCGAGCAACTGGCCGAGGTCATCCCCGGCGTGCTGCTGCTCACCGCCACGCCCGAGCAACTTGGCCAGGACAGCCACTTCGCCCGTCTGCGCCTGCTCGACCCGAACCGTTTCCACGACCTGGCCGCCTTCCGCGCCGAGAGCGAGAACTATCGCCCGGTGGCCGAAGCGGTGCAGGAGCTGCTCGAACAAGGCCGCCTGTCGCCCCAGGCCCACGCCACTATCCACGGCTTCCTCGGTGCTGAAGGCGAAGCGCTGCTGGCTGCGGTCAGCGATGGCGACAGCGAGGCCAGCGCGCGCCTGATCCGTGAGCTGCTCGACCGCCACGGCACCGGCCGGGTGCTGTTCCGTAACACCCGTGCTGCAGTCCAGGGCTTCCCTGAGCGCCAGCTGCACCCCTACCCGCTGCCCAATCCCGAGCAATACGCCGAGCTGCCCAACGGCGAGCGCGCCGAGCTGTACCCGGAGGTGGCCTTCCAGGCCCAGGGCCCGGGCGACGAGGAAGAACGCTGGTGGCGCTTCGACCCACGGGTCGACTGGCTGATCGATACCCTGAAGATGCTCAAGCGCACCAAAGTGCTGGTGATCTGTGCCCACGCCGAGACCGCGATGGACCTGGAAGACGCCCTGCGCGTGCGCTCCGGCATCCCGGCAACCGTGTTCCACGAAGGCATGAGCATTCTTGAACGGGACCGCGCCGCAGCCTACTTCGCTGACGAAGAGTTCGGCGCCCAGGTGCTGATCTGCTCGGAAATCGGCAGTGAGGGGCGTAACTTCCAGTTCGCCCACCACCTGGTGATGTTCGACCTGCCGGCCCACCCCGACCTGCTCGAGCAGCGTATTGGTCGTCTTGACCGGATTGGCCAGAAGCACACTATCCAACTGCACATCCCCTACTTGCAGGACAGCCCGCAAGAGCGCCTGTTCCAGTGGTACCACCTGGCGCTGAACGCTTTCCTCGCCACCTGCCCGACTGGCAGCGCCCTGCAGCATCGCTTCGGCCCACGCCTGCTGCCGCTGCTCGAAAGCGGTGAAACCGGCACCTGGGACAAGTTGGTCGCCGAGGCGAAAACCGAGCGCGAGAACCTTGAAGCTGAACTGCACAGCGGTCGTGACCGCCTGCTCGAGCTCAATTCGGGTGGTGCTGGCGAAGGCCAGGCGTTGGTTGAAGCGATTCTCGAACAGGACGACCAGTTCGCCCTGCCGATCTACATGGAAACCTTGTTCGATGCCTTCGGTATCGACAGCGAGGACCATTCGGAAAACGCCCTGATCCTCAAGCCGAGCGAGAAGATGCTCGACGCCAGCTTCCCGCTGGGCGACGACGAAGGCGTGACCATCACCTACGACCGCGCCCAGGCACTGTCGCGCGAAGACATGCAGTTCCTGACCTGGGAACACCCAATGGTCCAGGGCGGCATGGACTTGGTGTTGTCCGGTTCTATGGGCAACACCGCCGTGGCGCTGATCAAGAACAAAGCGCTCAAGCCGGGTACCGTTTTGCTCGAGCTGCTGTATGTCAGCGAAGTGGTAGCACCACGCAACTTGCAGCTGGGCCGATACCTGCCGTCGGCGGCGCTGCGCTGCCTGCTCGATGCCAATGGCAACGACCTGGCCGCACGGGTGGCGTTCGAAACGCTCAACGACCAGCTCGAAAGCGTGCCACGCGCCAGCGCCAACAAATTCATCCAGGCGCAGCGCGATGCGCTTGCGCAGCGGATTGCTGGCGCCGACGCGAAGATCTTGCCGGTCCATGTCGAGCGCGTGGCCGAGGCGCAACGGCGCCTGGCGGCTGAGGCCGACGAAGAGCTGGCGCGTTTGACCGCGCTCAAAGCGGTTAACCCGAGCGTGCGCGACAGTGAGATCGATGCGCTGCGCAAACAGCGGGTTGATGGCTTGGCCATGCTGGAGAAGGCGGCGCTGCGGTTGGAAGCGATTCGCGTGTTGGTTGCAGGCTAA
- a CDS encoding putative bifunctional diguanylate cyclase/phosphodiesterase, with protein MDWLGLQLFADLPATGQIVLDCRHEPFLVALAYLVVCAACFATLDMAERQSNSENLGARRQWRILGACCLAGGVWAMHFISMLAFRAPLEIHYDVPMTGLSLLIALLASWLAMNSLDRSEMRPRHYLQAAVFIGLGITLMHYVGMAALQTSAQQYYQTHLLLASLGIAIAASLVALLMARHLRNGSGTLHLAMKYGASVLMAAGIVVTHFTGMAAMTLVIPTDAALSLPSTDNSLQMGLTIAFITLLISGSSISAALADKKLQSKEHDLRRVSVLLSQLDQARVSLQQAAHYDALTNLVNRRGFNQVFAERLAEQAANDGMLAVMFLDIDHFKRINDSLGHAAGDDLLKVIASHIKAATRSQDLVARFGGDEFCIVTSLNNRDEARQLALRIMHRMKDPIDLGGRRMVMTTSIGISIFPDDGRNAEELLKNADLALYQSKGCGRNNLNFFNSGLRTRATLELQLEEELRVALLEERGLCVHYQPIFDLHNGQVAKLEALVRWQHPQHGLLGPDRFIGIAEANGLIADLDLWVLRRACEDLAQLNRHGYTSLKVTVNCSALTLGREELATEVELALFQAGLSPRQLELEVTENALMGDINRTINLLKRIRAQGVALSIDDFGTGYSSLAYLKRLPLDVLKIDRSFIQDVPASQKDREIVQAIIMMAHTLHLQVVTEGVETVEQHEFLAAHSCDYLQGYLLSRPVPLGELRPVLERLDRQDSDFSPCVDTVLPGSPDLFADTPGYHANASIARRGH; from the coding sequence ATGGACTGGCTGGGACTGCAATTGTTCGCCGATTTGCCGGCTACGGGACAGATCGTTCTCGACTGCCGTCACGAACCGTTCCTGGTAGCGCTCGCCTATCTGGTGGTCTGTGCGGCGTGCTTCGCCACCCTGGACATGGCCGAACGGCAAAGCAACAGCGAAAACCTCGGTGCGCGCCGGCAATGGCGCATCCTGGGTGCCTGTTGCCTGGCCGGTGGGGTATGGGCCATGCACTTCATCAGCATGCTGGCATTCCGCGCACCGCTGGAAATCCACTACGACGTGCCCATGACCGGGCTGTCCCTGTTGATCGCCCTGCTCGCCTCTTGGCTGGCGATGAACAGCCTGGACCGCAGTGAAATGCGCCCGCGTCACTATCTTCAGGCCGCCGTCTTCATCGGCCTGGGCATCACCTTGATGCACTACGTGGGCATGGCCGCCCTGCAAACCAGCGCTCAACAGTACTACCAGACCCACCTGCTGCTGGCCTCGTTGGGCATTGCCATCGCCGCCAGCCTGGTAGCCTTGTTGATGGCGCGCCACTTGCGCAACGGCAGTGGCACCTTGCACCTGGCCATGAAATATGGCGCCAGCGTGCTGATGGCGGCCGGTATCGTGGTCACCCACTTCACTGGCATGGCTGCCATGACCCTGGTGATCCCAACGGACGCCGCCCTCAGCCTGCCATCGACCGACAACAGCTTGCAAATGGGCTTGACCATCGCTTTCATCACCCTGCTGATCAGCGGCAGCAGCATCAGCGCCGCACTCGCCGACAAAAAACTGCAAAGCAAAGAACACGACCTGCGTCGGGTCAGCGTGCTGCTCAGCCAATTGGACCAAGCCCGTGTTTCGCTGCAGCAAGCCGCCCACTACGACGCCCTGACCAACCTGGTCAATCGCCGCGGCTTCAACCAAGTGTTTGCCGAGCGCCTGGCCGAACAAGCCGCCAACGACGGCATGCTGGCGGTGATGTTTCTCGACATCGATCACTTCAAACGCATCAACGACAGCCTCGGCCATGCCGCCGGCGACGACCTGCTCAAGGTCATCGCCAGCCACATCAAGGCCGCCACCCGCAGCCAGGACCTGGTGGCGCGCTTTGGCGGCGACGAGTTCTGCATCGTCACCAGCCTGAATAACCGCGATGAAGCACGCCAGCTGGCGCTGCGCATCATGCACCGGATGAAAGACCCGATCGATCTGGGCGGCCGGCGCATGGTGATGACCACCAGCATTGGCATCAGTATCTTCCCCGACGATGGCCGCAACGCCGAGGAGCTGCTGAAAAACGCCGATCTGGCCCTGTATCAATCCAAGGGCTGTGGGCGCAATAACCTGAATTTCTTCAATAGCGGCCTGCGTACCCGCGCCACCCTGGAGCTGCAATTGGAAGAGGAACTGCGCGTGGCCCTGCTCGAAGAGCGCGGCCTGTGCGTGCACTACCAGCCGATCTTCGATTTGCACAACGGCCAGGTAGCCAAGCTCGAAGCCTTGGTCCGCTGGCAGCACCCCCAGCACGGCCTGCTTGGGCCGGATCGCTTCATCGGGATTGCCGAAGCCAACGGCCTGATCGCCGACCTTGACCTGTGGGTGCTGCGCCGCGCCTGTGAAGACCTGGCCCAGCTCAATCGCCACGGCTATACCAGCCTCAAGGTGACGGTCAATTGCTCGGCATTGACCCTGGGCCGCGAAGAGCTGGCCACCGAGGTGGAACTGGCGCTGTTCCAAGCAGGCCTGTCGCCACGGCAATTGGAGCTGGAGGTGACCGAAAATGCCCTGATGGGCGACATCAATCGCACCATCAACCTGCTCAAGCGCATCCGCGCCCAGGGCGTGGCGCTGTCGATCGACGACTTCGGCACCGGCTATTCGTCACTGGCCTACCTCAAGCGCCTGCCGCTGGACGTGCTGAAGATCGACCGTTCGTTCATCCAGGACGTCCCGGCCAGCCAGAAAGACCGCGAGATCGTCCAGGCGATCATCATGATGGCCCACACCCTGCACCTACAGGTGGTCACCGAGGGCGTGGAAACCGTTGAACAACACGAATTCCTCGCCGCCCACAGCTGCGACTACCTGCAAGGCTACCTGCTCAGCCGCCCGGTACCGCTGGGCGAACTGCGCCCGGTGCTAGAACGCCTCGACCGCCAGGACAGCGACTTCAGTCCTTGTGTCGATACAGTTCTACCAGGGTCGCCGGATCTTTTTGCAGATACCCCTGGCTACCATGCAAACGCATCAATTGCGCGGCGAGGCCACTGA
- a CDS encoding NAD(P)-dependent oxidoreductase, with the protein MSTALPALGFAGIGLMGLPMCRRLLAAGYRLTVWNRSPDKCAELVEAGARLAASPAELCRDTDMVLLCLADTAVVREVVFGEQGVARGGRSGQLLVDFSSLEPTATREMAAELAALCGMAWLDAPVSGGTPGAEAGTLAIMVGGAAEDLARARPVLLNLGQRVTHMGGVGAGQVTKACNQMIVACNALVIAEVVALAEQSGVEAGLIAEALAGGFADSKPLQILAPQMAESRFEPIKWHVRTLLKDLDTAVKFSREQGTATPLSGLAAQLMRLHGSQGYLQKDPATLVELYRHKD; encoded by the coding sequence ATGAGTACTGCACTGCCTGCGTTAGGATTCGCCGGAATCGGTCTGATGGGCCTGCCGATGTGCCGGCGGTTGTTGGCCGCGGGCTATCGGCTGACGGTATGGAATCGCAGCCCGGACAAATGCGCCGAGCTGGTCGAGGCGGGCGCCCGTCTGGCTGCCAGCCCCGCAGAGCTATGCCGCGATACCGACATGGTGCTGCTGTGCCTGGCGGATACCGCCGTGGTGCGCGAGGTGGTATTCGGCGAGCAGGGTGTGGCCCGGGGCGGGCGCAGCGGGCAGCTGCTGGTGGACTTCTCCAGCCTGGAGCCGACCGCGACCCGCGAAATGGCCGCGGAGCTGGCGGCGCTGTGTGGCATGGCCTGGTTGGATGCACCGGTGTCGGGCGGCACTCCGGGGGCGGAGGCGGGGACGCTGGCGATCATGGTTGGCGGTGCGGCCGAGGATTTGGCCAGGGCACGCCCGGTGCTGCTCAACCTCGGGCAGCGGGTGACGCACATGGGCGGCGTTGGCGCAGGGCAGGTGACCAAGGCCTGCAACCAGATGATCGTCGCCTGCAATGCGCTGGTGATCGCCGAGGTGGTTGCACTTGCCGAGCAGTCGGGGGTCGAGGCCGGCCTGATCGCCGAGGCGCTGGCGGGCGGCTTCGCTGACTCCAAGCCTTTGCAGATCCTTGCCCCGCAAATGGCCGAGAGCCGCTTCGAACCGATCAAGTGGCATGTGCGCACCTTGCTCAAGGACCTGGATACCGCCGTGAAATTTTCTCGCGAGCAGGGCACGGCAACCCCGCTCAGTGGCCTCGCCGCGCAATTGATGCGTTTGCATGGTAGCCAGGGGTATCTGCAAAAAGATCCGGCGACCCTGGTAGAACTGTATCGACACAAGGACTGA
- a CDS encoding DUF2288 domain-containing protein — MTDQTSTLYAKLLGETAIIEWNALERFWAKGDLIWVAPELDLIAVAEAMAENRSEIFAKWRSDGTVGALSAEQALDLQSRDPEIWAVVVSPFVVMQEKKTQ; from the coding sequence ATGACTGATCAAACAAGCACCCTCTATGCCAAATTGCTCGGCGAGACTGCAATCATCGAGTGGAACGCGTTGGAACGATTTTGGGCCAAGGGTGACCTGATTTGGGTCGCGCCTGAGTTGGACCTGATCGCCGTTGCCGAGGCGATGGCCGAGAATCGCAGCGAGATCTTCGCCAAGTGGCGTAGTGATGGCACTGTTGGGGCATTGTCGGCAGAGCAGGCGCTTGACCTGCAAAGCCGCGATCCAGAGATCTGGGCGGTGGTGGTTTCGCCGTTCGTGGTGATGCAAGAGAAGAAAACGCAGTGA